The Synechococcus sp. MVIR-18-1 region CCACATCTTTGTAATCAATGGGATCTCCAGGTTTGATCGGAGAAAGACGCTTCTTAAAGAAGGAACTAGACATAACTCAGGAAAGCTGTTGAACGATGGACACCTGCAAAATCACTTGATTTCCTTGTGGAGAGTCATTTTGTTGAGCTGGGGACAGAATTTCATGATCTCCAGCCGCTCAGTGGTGTTCCGTCGGTTCTTCTCCGTCGTGTATCTAGACACGCCGGGAGAAC contains the following coding sequences:
- the rpmG gene encoding 50S ribosomal protein L33; amino-acid sequence: MAKNKGVRIVITLECTECRSASASEKRSPGVSRYTTEKNRRNTTERLEIMKFCPQLNKMTLHKEIK